The Lycium barbarum isolate Lr01 chromosome 4, ASM1917538v2, whole genome shotgun sequence nucleotide sequence CAAGATAAAAATGCAAGTGTTTCCAATTATGTtcttagcattaaagaagtaGTCCTCTTTAATATTACTCAATTCTCAAAAAAACTTCTAATAACTAAGGATAAACTAGTAAACTCCGCATTTTATTTATTGATTTAACGTGTAATAATTCATTGTTCTTTTATAAGTAAAACAAACCATCTAATATTTGATTAAATCTACTACTTCTATAAGTTATTGACTAATTAGTAAAAGGAATGTATGGCATTAATTTACCATTTGTatttaatcatggttaattaatatgAATTATTTCCTCattaattaactatattaaaTTTACACAGCTTTATATAAACCTAGGTATGGATAATAATTTTTTACCCTTCACCATTACTTACCCTGGATTCGAATGGAAAGTTTATAGAGGAAAAAGCAGTAGAGTGTCTGGATCTGAAATTATTTACCCTTTATTTATTACTTTTATAAAAAGCAGTAGAGTGTCTTGGAGGAAAGACATATTTTGATGAGGTTATCACGGGTAGAGGATTACGCTACTCTAATGTCTAAAGCCTGGGAATTACATGTAAGGAACAGGTATTATCCTTTAAGAATTCTGAAATGGGATCCATGGTTTAACCCCGATGAGGAAACCACCATAGCCATCGCATGGATATCTTTCCCAGGATTACCAACAAACCTATTTGATAAGGAGTCCATGTTCACGTTAGCGAGAGGGGTGGGGACACCTCTAGTAATTGATAAGGCCACTACTAATCAAACAAGACCAAGTTGTGCTAGGGTTAAAGTGGAAGTTGATTTGCTAAAAGATCTGCCTAAGAGAATACAAATCAACTGCTTGGATGAAGAAACAGGGGTAGTTACATCAAAATGGCAAAGAATCCAATATGATTATTTGCCAAAATATTGTACTCACTGTAAGATGCAAGGCATGATGTCCATGGATGCTGGGTACTACACCCAGAGCACAggccaaagaaggaggaacagATGAAGAATGACAAAGGAAAAGAGAAGGGGAAAGACAAGGAGCATAGTAGCAAATCAAAAGAAACACAATCAGAAGTGGATCTAAATCAGAATGGGGTGTACAAGAATGGCAAACTCGTATATGAGAACTGGAATGTTGTGCAAAACAAAAAGCATAAAGGAAATACTAAGGATGCTACACatcagagaggaaatgacatggctAAAGATACAGCAAGCACTAACAAATTTGAGACACTGGTGGATTTGAATGAGGAGATGCAAGAGGAGAATACCAAGCAAAGTGATAAACAACAAAATGCACACAAAGGGGAGGAGACATCCAAGCCTTGGGTTGAAAAGTCCTTTGGCAAGGTAACGGATTCAAGCAAGGGCAAAGAGGTGGGCAAGGAGGAGGATACTGTACAGATAATTATGGAGCATAACAAAGGAAACAACATCAAGGAGAACAAAAATAATGCTGAAAAAGCTGAACAGCAGGATAAAGGAAAGGAACAACAGCAAGTCAATGaacaaagaaaaattcagaacAATGAGATACAAACTACTGCAGATCAGGAAAGTAGAAACCAGCAGGTTGAAAGAGATATTGTGCAGCTTCATGAGAAGTCAACTCAAGTGACCAGTGAACAGGAGCATCCTAAAAAACCACCAGATGATAATCAATCTATGGCATGGGAGC carries:
- the LOC132637442 gene encoding uncharacterized protein LOC132637442, with product MKNDKGKEKGKDKEHSSKSKETQSEVDLNQNGVYKNGKLVYENWNVVQNKKHKGNTKDATHQRGNDMAKDTASTNKFETLVDLNEEMQEENTKQSDKQQNAHKGEETSKPWVEKSFGKVTDSSKGKEVGKEEDTVQIIMEHNKGNNIKENKNNAEKAEQQDKGKEQQQVNEQRKIQNNEIQTTADQESRNQQVERDIVQLHEKSTQVTSEQEHPKKPPDDNQSMAWEQQLDHVGVPAESATTGTSAIADTQEGYIDTAISKENSNQIYNNEGQTKRVAGDLSEAKQNTEHEGDNMEERNSQQVDDNNKNKHKEEGNSQQIQNEVEVEQEVDIGDDDDEENKLLEDKPVSSPRKARKENKQSRQRDKSVPPKTVGGIQTRKAIVKSTSQ